A stretch of Deinococcus aerius DNA encodes these proteins:
- a CDS encoding ion transporter — MSQRPEAENLHRERLELLRHLDRLTDGPMTVLGFVWLGLLVLDLTRGLTPGLQFLSNVIWVLFVLDFLLSFTVAPDKRAYLRSNWLTLVSLLLPALRVLRAIRALRALRLLRATRSLNLVRLLTSLNRGFRAAGRAVRRRGVGYVALLTLLVALVGAAGMLAFEDVPPARESGLTGYVPWLWWTAMVLVTMGSDYFPKTAEGRFLTWLLALYGFAVFGYITASVASFFVGRDQDAEGGEGEVTNAALRRELSALRQEVAALRAALPKREGEEGEP, encoded by the coding sequence ATGTCCCAGCGGCCCGAAGCCGAGAACCTGCACCGCGAGCGCCTGGAGTTGCTGCGGCACCTCGACCGCCTGACCGACGGCCCCATGACGGTCCTGGGGTTCGTGTGGCTGGGGCTGCTCGTCCTCGACCTCACGCGCGGCCTGACCCCGGGGCTCCAGTTCCTGAGCAACGTCATCTGGGTGCTGTTCGTCCTCGACTTCCTGCTCTCCTTTACGGTGGCGCCCGACAAGCGGGCCTACCTGCGCTCGAACTGGCTCACGCTCGTGTCGCTGCTGCTCCCCGCCCTGCGGGTGCTGAGGGCGATTCGGGCGCTGCGCGCCCTGCGGCTCCTGCGGGCCACCCGGTCCCTGAACCTGGTGCGGCTCCTGACCTCCCTCAACCGGGGCTTCCGCGCCGCGGGGCGGGCCGTTCGGCGCCGGGGGGTGGGCTACGTCGCGCTGCTCACGCTGCTCGTGGCGCTGGTGGGCGCGGCGGGGATGCTCGCCTTCGAGGACGTGCCCCCCGCGCGGGAGAGTGGCCTCACCGGGTACGTGCCCTGGCTGTGGTGGACGGCGATGGTGCTCGTGACGATGGGCTCGGACTACTTCCCGAAGACCGCCGAGGGCCGGTTTCTCACCTGGCTGCTCGCCCTGTACGGCTTCGCGGTCTTCGGCTACATCACGGCGTCTGTCGCCAGCTTCTTCGTGGGCCGCGACCAGGACGCCGAGGGGGGCGAGGGCGAGGTGACGAACGCCGCCCTGCGCCGGGAACTCTCGGCCCTGCGGCAGGAGGTGGCGGCGCTGCGGGCGGCCCTGCCGAAGCGGGAGGGGGAGGAAGGCGAACCCTGA
- a CDS encoding SDR family NAD(P)-dependent oxidoreductase gives MTQPQTNSPSSARTALVTGASGGIGEALARELAARGIHVILVARTGSRLQALARELEAAHGVRAFPVPLDLALPDAGEWLEREVGELGLTVDFLVNNAGFASYGEFITLDPGQTRDMIQVNVATLTDLTRRFLPGMVARGRGRVLNVASTAAFMPGPLMAVYYATKAYVLSLSEALNEEVRGSGVNVTALCPGPVETGFQARARLEESRLLQGREIPGPGEVAREGIDAMLRGQAVRVVGRANQLLALTPRFLPRALVPGLVRRAQDRAR, from the coding sequence ATGACTCAGCCGCAGACCAACTCCCCGTCCTCCGCCCGCACCGCCCTCGTCACCGGCGCGAGTGGCGGCATCGGTGAGGCGCTGGCCCGCGAACTCGCCGCCCGGGGCATTCACGTCATCCTCGTGGCGCGCACGGGGAGCAGGCTTCAGGCCCTCGCTCGGGAGCTGGAGGCGGCGCACGGGGTCCGGGCCTTCCCCGTCCCGCTCGACCTGGCCCTGCCGGACGCGGGGGAGTGGCTGGAGCGCGAGGTCGGGGAGTTGGGCCTGACGGTCGATTTCCTGGTGAACAACGCGGGGTTCGCCTCCTACGGCGAGTTCATCACCCTGGACCCGGGGCAGACGCGGGACATGATCCAGGTCAACGTGGCGACCCTGACCGACCTGACCCGCCGCTTCCTGCCCGGCATGGTGGCGCGGGGCCGGGGCCGGGTGCTGAACGTGGCGAGCACCGCCGCCTTCATGCCCGGGCCGCTGATGGCCGTGTATTACGCCACCAAGGCCTACGTGCTCAGCCTCTCGGAGGCGCTGAACGAGGAGGTGCGCGGCAGCGGCGTGAACGTCACGGCGCTCTGTCCCGGCCCGGTCGAGACGGGGTTCCAGGCCCGCGCCCGGCTGGAGGAGAGCCGCCTGCTTCAGGGCCGCGAGATTCCGGGCCCCGGGGAGGTGGCCCGCGAGGGGATCGACGCCATGTTGCGCGGGCAGGCCGTGCGGGTAGTGGGCCGGGCCAACCAGCTTCTCGCGCTCACGCCCCGCTTCCTGCCGCGCGCCCTCGTCCCCGGCCTGGTGCGGCGGGCGCAGGACCGGGCGCGCTGA
- a CDS encoding lysophospholipid acyltransferase family protein, with product MRSDPPPPPTLHFRPRSAADWLRFAGWGRALLWQSVREVSRLPANLTPGQRDAVQKRLSARLLGHLRVRLLVRGREHVGRGPYLVAALHEGIADVLALLHLPLPLRFVARGEIFTWPGVGPAITRLGHVSIDPESGSGGYRHLLGQARAITAGGESLVLFPQGTVLGLETDFQRGAFALARHLGLPILPVALTGTHRVWEHPFTPALRYGQPVGLRVLPAVTREEVRRTPPEELRVGLRRRLKSAALEPGLPPPRRYDPERDGYWDGFHFAIDPDFPRVYDLVAAHRRALGGETA from the coding sequence TTGCGTTCTGATCCCCCCCCGCCTCCCACCCTCCACTTCCGGCCCCGCTCGGCGGCGGACTGGCTGCGCTTCGCGGGGTGGGGCCGCGCCCTGCTGTGGCAGTCGGTGCGGGAGGTCAGCCGCCTGCCCGCGAACCTGACGCCGGGGCAGCGGGACGCCGTGCAGAAACGGCTGAGCGCCCGGCTGCTCGGCCACCTGCGGGTGCGCCTGCTGGTGCGGGGCCGCGAGCATGTGGGGCGCGGCCCGTATCTGGTGGCGGCCCTGCACGAGGGCATCGCGGACGTGCTGGCCCTGCTGCACCTGCCGTTGCCCCTGCGGTTCGTCGCGCGGGGGGAAATCTTTACCTGGCCCGGCGTCGGCCCGGCGATTACCCGGCTGGGGCACGTGAGCATCGACCCGGAGAGCGGGTCCGGGGGCTACCGCCACCTGCTCGGGCAGGCGCGGGCGATCACGGCGGGGGGAGAGAGCCTCGTCCTGTTTCCGCAGGGCACCGTGCTGGGCCTGGAGACGGACTTCCAGCGGGGGGCCTTCGCCCTCGCGCGGCACCTGGGCCTGCCGATCCTGCCGGTGGCCCTGACCGGCACCCACCGCGTGTGGGAGCACCCCTTCACCCCGGCGCTGCGCTACGGGCAGCCGGTGGGGCTGCGGGTTCTCCCAGCGGTCACCCGCGAGGAGGTGCGCCGCACGCCCCCCGAGGAACTGCGCGTGGGGCTGCGCCGCCGCCTGAAGAGTGCGGCCCTGGAGCCTGGCCTGCCGCCCCCCCGCCGCTACGACCCGGAGCGCGACGGCTACTGGGACGGCTTCCACTTCGCCATCGACCCGGACTTCCCCCGGGTGTATGACCTCGTGGCGGCCCACCGCCGCGCCCTGGGCGGGGAGACCGCGTGA
- a CDS encoding winged helix-turn-helix domain-containing protein, translated as MTLPDSPSFHQVTDPRQAAILTDPAGKAFFAPFLARERTVREAAEIVGCALNTMLYRVRVMLAAGLLKVVEVRPRAGRAIKVYRSVYDAYFVPFGVTPYATLEERVAAQGRPLFARLTSAYAAALHAHGLFGNALLLGENGAVWTTDLPPEVTRDGRPLVFSDMTVHLETDQAHQAARQLSGAFREAIQAEQQQASGRTSGYVMMVALIPLDAGP; from the coding sequence ATGACACTCCCCGATTCACCCAGCTTCCACCAGGTCACCGACCCCCGACAGGCGGCGATCCTGACGGACCCGGCGGGCAAGGCGTTCTTCGCGCCCTTCCTGGCCCGGGAACGCACGGTGCGGGAGGCCGCCGAGATCGTGGGCTGCGCCCTGAACACCATGCTCTACCGGGTAAGGGTCATGCTGGCAGCGGGACTCCTGAAGGTGGTGGAGGTGAGGCCCCGCGCGGGGCGGGCGATCAAGGTCTACCGCTCGGTCTACGACGCCTATTTCGTGCCGTTCGGCGTCACGCCCTACGCCACGCTGGAGGAGCGGGTGGCCGCGCAGGGCAGGCCGCTGTTCGCCCGCCTGACCTCCGCCTACGCGGCGGCGCTCCACGCCCATGGGCTCTTCGGGAACGCCCTCCTGCTGGGCGAGAACGGGGCAGTCTGGACGACGGACCTGCCGCCCGAGGTCACGCGCGACGGCAGGCCGCTCGTGTTCTCGGACATGACCGTGCATCTGGAGACGGATCAGGCGCACCAGGCGGCGCGGCAACTGTCGGGGGCCTTCCGGGAGGCGATTCAGGCCGAGCAGCAGCAAGCATCCGGGCGGACGAGCGGGTACGTGATGATGGTGGCGCTCATTCCGCTGGACGCCGGGCCGTAG
- a CDS encoding MFS transporter, with protein sequence MAPDRPLLLQASFARVWWAGLVSWVGNGALFIALPVQVYGETGSTLATALVLMAGAVPPVVVGQFAGVLVDRLDYRRVLVWANVGLAVVTLGFLPAAHAPWPLMALVGFLASSVGQFLGPAENALLPTLVGRERLGEASGLNALNNNLARLIGPGLGGLVLARLGFPAVILLDALTFVVAALLLAGVAGAPAERVSRPGRVAFLREWREGLAVVAGSSTLRVIFVVVAVVAFGEGFISTLMAPFVRDIPGGDGRALGLIMSAQALGGAVGAWAVARVADRWPALRLLALGALGSGLLLVAIFNYALLYREVWPAVVLTAVAGLPFAVFGTAQGLGLQRAAPQEALGRVFSACSGLLGLTLLLGMGVSGVLGDRVGAWVINVDALTYLLAGLLAWRALRKRSVGRGRGVVGGDGRG encoded by the coding sequence ATGGCTCCCGACCGCCCGCTGCTCCTTCAGGCCAGTTTCGCCCGGGTGTGGTGGGCGGGGCTGGTCTCCTGGGTCGGGAACGGGGCGCTCTTCATCGCGCTGCCCGTCCAGGTGTACGGCGAGACGGGCTCCACGCTGGCGACCGCCCTGGTGCTGATGGCGGGGGCCGTTCCCCCCGTGGTGGTGGGCCAATTCGCGGGCGTCCTGGTGGACCGGCTGGACTACCGCCGGGTCCTCGTCTGGGCGAACGTGGGGCTGGCCGTGGTCACGCTGGGCTTCCTGCCCGCCGCGCATGCGCCGTGGCCGCTCATGGCCCTGGTCGGCTTCCTGGCGTCGAGCGTCGGCCAGTTCCTCGGCCCGGCGGAGAACGCGCTGCTGCCCACCCTGGTGGGGCGGGAGCGGCTGGGGGAGGCCAGCGGCCTGAACGCCCTGAACAACAACCTCGCGCGCCTGATCGGCCCGGGGCTGGGGGGCCTGGTGCTGGCGCGGCTGGGCTTCCCGGCGGTGATCCTCCTTGACGCGCTGACGTTCGTGGTGGCGGCCCTGCTGCTCGCGGGGGTGGCGGGTGCCCCGGCGGAACGGGTCTCCCGGCCCGGACGGGTTGCCTTCCTCCGGGAGTGGCGCGAGGGGCTGGCGGTCGTGGCGGGGAGTTCCACCCTGCGCGTGATCTTCGTCGTCGTGGCGGTCGTCGCGTTCGGCGAGGGGTTCATCTCCACGCTGATGGCGCCCTTCGTCCGGGACATCCCGGGCGGGGACGGGCGGGCGCTCGGCCTGATCATGTCGGCCCAGGCGCTCGGCGGCGCCGTGGGGGCCTGGGCGGTGGCGCGGGTCGCCGACCGCTGGCCCGCCCTGCGCCTGCTGGCCCTCGGCGCGCTGGGAAGCGGCCTGTTGCTGGTGGCGATTTTCAACTACGCGCTTCTCTACCGGGAGGTCTGGCCTGCGGTCGTCCTCACCGCCGTCGCCGGGCTGCCGTTCGCGGTCTTCGGCACGGCGCAGGGCCTGGGCCTCCAGCGGGCCGCGCCCCAGGAGGCCCTCGGGCGGGTGTTCAGCGCGTGTTCGGGGCTGCTGGGCCTCACCCTGCTGCTGGGAATGGGTGTGTCGGGGGTGCTGGGTGACCGCGTGGGCGCGTGGGTGATCAACGTGGACGCGCTGACCTACCTGCTCGCCGGGCTGCTCGCCTGGCGGGCGCTGCGGAAGAGGAGCGTGGGCCGGGGCCGCGGGGTGGTCGGGGGAGATGGCAGGGGTTAA
- a CDS encoding TetR/AcrR family transcriptional regulator — translation MVIHTRARTPESKLERRGRILDEALALWRERRYPDVTLADIAGRVGLTKPALFAYFATKEELFLSLYERLLGEWFDALDRHLRLGGTHTPPSLALLLATLTTERPALARLIPLLAGLLEHNVTAARAAEHKTWVASRLAVTAPLLEAALPGLPGGSGPALLTYTQALVAGLQPLGEPSPAVREALATTGLGALHVDFEAALGESLTALVRGMVHPAGEDGR, via the coding sequence GTGGTTATTCATACGCGCGCGCGCACGCCGGAGTCCAAGCTGGAGCGGCGGGGGCGCATCCTCGACGAGGCGCTGGCCCTGTGGCGGGAGCGGCGCTACCCGGACGTGACGCTGGCGGACATCGCGGGGCGGGTCGGCCTGACCAAGCCCGCGCTGTTCGCCTATTTCGCCACCAAGGAGGAGCTGTTCCTGAGCCTGTACGAGCGCCTGCTGGGGGAGTGGTTCGATGCGCTCGACCGGCACCTGCGCCTGGGCGGCACGCACACCCCGCCCAGCCTGGCCCTGCTGCTCGCCACCCTGACCACCGAGCGGCCCGCGCTCGCCCGCCTGATCCCGCTGCTCGCCGGGCTGCTCGAACACAACGTCACCGCGGCCCGGGCGGCGGAACACAAGACCTGGGTGGCCTCGCGCCTGGCGGTGACCGCCCCCCTGCTGGAGGCGGCCCTGCCCGGACTGCCGGGCGGAAGCGGCCCCGCCCTCCTGACCTACACCCAGGCCCTCGTCGCGGGGCTGCAACCCCTGGGCGAGCCCTCCCCCGCCGTGCGCGAGGCGCTGGCGACGACGGGCCTGGGCGCCCTGCACGTGGACTTCGAGGCAGCGCTGGGGGAAAGCCTGACGGCCCTCGTGCGCGGGATGGTCCACCCCGCGGGGGAGGACGGCCGATGA
- a CDS encoding ATP-binding protein, which translates to MVLGAALLAEGAVNVDERVSLGVRRERGRGAAAGVPPTVLPSRAPLEVEENLIGVGAPGLGAPLNAVSPPGVGGRLEAGGAGVRLVVRDEGAGIPPGDLPHLFKRFYRADPARARDPGLGLSIAAWIVEQHGGQITLTSELRQGAHVEVVFARGPGLTPGPQE; encoded by the coding sequence ATGGTGCTGGGGGCCGCGCTGCTGGCCGAGGGGGCGGTGAACGTGGACGAGCGGGTGAGCCTGGGTGTACGCCGGGAGCGCGGACGGGGCGCGGCGGCGGGCGTGCCGCCCACCGTATTGCCGTCCCGGGCCCCCCTCGAAGTTGAAGAGAACCTGATAGGTGTTGGCGCCCCCGGGCTCGGCGCTCCACTCAATGCGGTTTCGCCCCCGGGTGTGGGTGGCCGCCTGGAGGCGGGCGGGGCCGGGGTCCGGCTGGTCGTCCGCGACGAGGGGGCGGGCATCCCGCCCGGGGACCTGCCGCACCTCTTCAAGCGGTTCTACCGGGCCGACCCCGCGCGGGCGCGCGACCCGGGCCTGGGCCTGTCCATCGCCGCCTGGATCGTCGAGCAGCACGGGGGCCAGATCACCCTGACCAGCGAACTCAGGCAGGGCGCCCACGTGGAGGTGGTGTTCGCCCGCGGCCCGGGACTCACGCCCGGGCCGCAGGAATAG
- a CDS encoding GNAT family N-acetyltransferase has translation MQKAGLTPQQFSLLVLLGASRDEGVNIGAAAEELHIAHNSVVGLSQRAEQAGLLTRVSAGGRRQGTTLHLTELGARRLDEVTRTLITELAGDRLLLVETLSRWNTVLAARGLAPGGAARGGDARYGVRRALAPDKPLVWHLLQLYLHELSPLLNAVPDERGQYGYPAFDAYWGGEGHIPYLFHAEERPAGFALVRRRADKPGPWHVLEEFCVLRPYQGQGLGAALIGEVLRRHPGRWSVASLQRNPFTHHFWEYVLPRHAAAPPVSEPDETRPEVTHFTFEVSIPAARA, from the coding sequence ATCCAGAAAGCGGGCCTCACGCCCCAGCAGTTCTCGCTGCTGGTGCTCCTGGGCGCCTCCCGCGACGAGGGGGTGAACATCGGCGCCGCCGCCGAGGAGCTGCACATCGCGCACAACAGCGTGGTCGGGCTGTCGCAGCGGGCCGAGCAGGCGGGGCTGCTCACCCGGGTCTCGGCTGGGGGACGGCGCCAGGGCACCACGCTGCACCTGACCGAGCTGGGGGCGCGCCGTCTGGACGAGGTCACCCGAACGCTCATCACCGAACTCGCCGGGGACCGCCTGCTGCTGGTGGAGACCCTGTCGCGGTGGAACACCGTCCTGGCGGCGCGGGGGCTGGCGCCCGGGGGCGCGGCCCGGGGGGGGGACGCCCGGTACGGGGTGCGCCGGGCCCTGGCGCCGGACAAACCCCTGGTCTGGCACCTGCTGCAACTGTACCTGCACGAACTCAGCCCCCTGCTGAACGCCGTTCCCGACGAGCGGGGGCAGTACGGCTACCCGGCCTTCGACGCCTACTGGGGGGGCGAGGGGCATATTCCGTACCTCTTCCACGCCGAGGAGCGGCCCGCCGGGTTCGCGCTCGTGCGGCGCCGGGCGGACAAGCCCGGGCCCTGGCATGTCCTGGAGGAGTTCTGCGTGCTGCGGCCCTACCAGGGTCAGGGCCTGGGCGCCGCGTTGATCGGCGAGGTGCTGCGCCGGCACCCGGGCCGCTGGTCGGTGGCGTCCCTCCAGCGCAACCCCTTCACCCACCACTTCTGGGAGTACGTGCTGCCGCGCCACGCCGCCGCGCCCCCCGTCAGCGAGCCGGACGAGACGCGGCCGGAGGTCACCCACTTCACCTTCGAGGTGTCTATTCCTGCGGCCCGGGCGTGA